From a region of the Tiliqua scincoides isolate rTilSci1 chromosome 4, rTilSci1.hap2, whole genome shotgun sequence genome:
- the TERF1 gene encoding telomeric repeat-binding factor 1: protein MESEAVSGPQSPVPGSLPEAEAVATGWILTFACRCLCRHFCEGSRRDFERNRDLALAVIKGLPGVEAGQAKTARLCRLLACVAEGKSPESHFEDDQRISPLEKALSVWISLQKMERKQDKLHEDIKSLIQIQAVAVYMEKGYFKEATEVLERLFPESCSDEPLRMKLAAVIKRKDPYHQFLQHFSFSLLTKKIKSYINTFLNEESNNFLMEEAEKEVEARRSGGITVCRHYDGVNEANKENDLESTQRSDKQAYFLPTQTLGVPGLVRVTQQTRNKRSALQSKTDMQDIENGQQGDQSSLSGETRKRQRWSWEEDKKLREGVKKFGEGNWIQILKHYDLAHRTNVMLKDRWRTLVRLGMA, encoded by the exons ATGGAGAGCGAGGCTGTGTCTGGTCCCCAGAGTCCCGTCCCCGGCTCACTGCCTGAGGCGGAAGCGGTGGCCACCGGATGGATATTGACCTTCGCCTGCCGCTGCCTGTGCCGCCATTTCTGCGAGGGCAGCCGCCGAGACTTCGAGAGGAACCGAGACCTGGCCCTGG CTGTGATCAAGGGGCTGCCCGGCGTGGAGGCAGGTCAAGCGAAGACAGCGCGCCTGTGCCGGCTCCTGGCCTGCGTGGCGGAAGGAAAGTCGCCTG AATCTCATtttgaggatgatcagaggattTCACCTCTTGAAAAAGCTCTCTCAGTTTGGATTTCACTCCAAAAAATGGAAAGGAAGCAAGATAAGCTACATGAGGACATCAAAAGCTTAATTCAGATTCAG GCTGTAGCAGTATACATGGAAAAAGGGTATTTTAAAGAGGCTACAGAAGTTCTAGAAAGATTGTTTCCAGAGTCTTGCTCAGATGAG CCACTGCGAATGAAGCTGGCTGCAGTAATAAAACGGAAAGATCCATACCATCAATTTCTCCAACACTTCAGTTTCAGTCTTTTGACTAAGAAAATAAAATCTTACATCAATACTTTCTTGAATGAAGAATCCAATAACTTCCTAATGGAG GAAGCTGAAAAAGAGGTGGAAGCTAGAAGATCAGGAGGAATAACGGTATGCAGGCACTATGATGGtgtaaatgaagcaaataaagaaaatgacTTGGAAAGCACACAAAG ATCAGACAAACAGGCTTATTTTTTACCCACTCAAACTCTTGGGGTTCCTGGATTGGTACGTGTCACCCAGCAAACCAGAAACAAAAGGAGTGCTCTTCAAA GTAAGACAGACATGCAGGATATTGAAAATGGTCAGCAAGGTGATCAGTCTTCATTAAGTGGTGAGACTCGGAAGCGACAG CGCTGGAGTTGGGAAGAAGATAAGAAACTGAGAGAAGGCGTAAAGAAGTTTGGAGAAGGAAACTGGATTCAAATTCTTAAACACTACGATCTTGCTCATCGCACTAATGTAATGTTAAAAGACAGATGGAGAACTTTGGTGAGGTTAGGGATGGCTTAG